In the Rhizobium sp. N324 genome, one interval contains:
- a CDS encoding sugar ABC transporter ATP-binding protein, producing the protein MSTLVEMVGINKSFGFTKVLSDVRFSLERGSVHALMGENGAGKSTLMRILAGVYQPGAGSVRLRGEEVNFRSPKEARLAGVSTVFQEFTLIPNLTVAENMFLGHEPRRIDGSIDSVEVVKRARALLADVFPQLDATAIVETLTVAQQQAVEIAKGLTSNADVFIFDEPTAALNSTDVAHLFKVIRDLKAQHKAVVYISHRMNEVFELCDTITVMKDGAWVRTARAQDFNLQTLVATMVGRELQNFFPPRSQATGAAMLEVSDLRLDDSSSTVTFVVRKGEIIGLAGLEGQGQREIMRAIVGVESPKAIAVWRAGLDNSMHVVNVGSGFARAVASGIGFIPEDRKQEGLFLRLPIYDNIALGKQLNRNMASVAWRSVSRVREVIKSLRVAAADPNAPVGKLSGGNQQKVLLGRWLLSGVDILVIEEPTRGVDVGAKAEIYRLLRDFSDRGGAVVVSSREHAELIGLCDSILVVHDRKIVGQMSAEGATEERILETALGASASPDPRAAVH; encoded by the coding sequence ATGAGCACGCTTGTCGAGATGGTCGGCATCAACAAATCGTTTGGTTTCACGAAAGTCCTTTCGGACGTTCGCTTTTCCCTGGAACGTGGCTCCGTGCACGCTCTGATGGGGGAAAACGGCGCGGGGAAGTCCACCCTGATGCGTATTCTGGCGGGGGTATATCAGCCGGGCGCAGGAAGTGTTCGGCTCCGCGGGGAGGAAGTCAATTTCCGTTCCCCTAAGGAGGCACGGTTGGCGGGAGTGTCGACGGTGTTTCAGGAGTTTACCCTGATCCCCAATCTCACCGTTGCTGAGAACATGTTCCTGGGCCACGAACCTCGTCGCATTGACGGTTCGATCGATAGCGTCGAGGTAGTGAAACGCGCTCGCGCTTTGCTGGCTGACGTATTTCCACAGCTCGACGCAACCGCGATCGTCGAGACACTGACTGTCGCGCAGCAGCAGGCAGTAGAGATCGCGAAGGGACTTACGTCGAACGCGGACGTATTCATCTTCGACGAGCCAACGGCGGCGTTGAACTCGACCGATGTCGCGCATCTTTTCAAGGTTATCCGCGACCTTAAGGCTCAACATAAGGCTGTCGTCTACATCTCTCATCGCATGAATGAAGTCTTCGAACTATGCGACACCATCACCGTCATGAAAGATGGCGCTTGGGTAAGGACTGCAAGAGCGCAGGACTTCAACTTGCAAACGCTGGTAGCGACAATGGTTGGTCGCGAACTTCAGAACTTCTTTCCGCCGCGCTCGCAGGCCACCGGAGCGGCAATGCTGGAGGTTTCGGACTTGCGCCTCGACGACAGCAGCTCGACAGTCACTTTCGTTGTCAGAAAAGGTGAAATCATCGGGCTGGCAGGGCTCGAAGGACAGGGCCAGCGAGAGATAATGCGTGCCATTGTGGGCGTTGAATCGCCAAAGGCCATCGCCGTGTGGCGTGCCGGCCTCGACAACAGCATGCACGTGGTGAATGTAGGGTCAGGGTTCGCTCGCGCGGTCGCATCAGGAATCGGTTTTATCCCTGAAGACAGGAAGCAGGAAGGGCTGTTCCTGCGCCTGCCTATCTACGACAACATCGCGCTGGGAAAACAGCTCAATCGGAATATGGCAAGCGTTGCGTGGCGATCGGTGTCGAGGGTCCGCGAGGTGATCAAGTCGCTACGAGTTGCGGCCGCCGATCCCAATGCGCCCGTAGGTAAACTCTCGGGCGGGAATCAGCAGAAGGTGCTGCTGGGCCGCTGGTTGCTCTCCGGAGTGGACATCCTCGTTATTGAGGAGCCCACGCGCGGCGTCGACGTCGGTGCAAAGGCAGAGATTTACAGATTGCTGCGGGACTTCAGTGATCGTGGCGGTGCGGTCGTGGTTTCGTCGCGCGAGCACGCTGAGCTTATAGGGCTCTGCGACAGCATTTTGGTCGTTCATGACAGGAAGATCGTCGGGCAGATGTCCGCAGAGGGGGCGACCGAGGAAAGAATCCTCGAGACTGCGCTGGGGGCGAGTGCGTCACCGGATCCCCGTGCTGCGGTGCATTGA
- a CDS encoding substrate-binding domain-containing protein, with translation MKRRTFLQASGAIAVAGTFGMPGILRADDAISLLPDTWPSEGANPIVDAGKFKKSGPWKIGHSHYGLAGSTHTYQTAFEAEYEIKKNKDRIADYQFRSADLNASKQVADIEDLIAQKVDAIIIAPLTTGSAVEGIKKAKAAGIPTVVYLGRVDTEEFTVQVQGDDFYFGRVMAQFLVDKLGNKGKVWVLRGVAGHPIDADRYAGAMEVFSKSGLQITSTQHGSWSYEDSKKIAESLYLSDPDVAGIWTDGANMSLGVLDALQEAGASTIPPITGEALNGWMRRWNDEKLSSIGPICPPALSTAALRAAFALLDGKPIQRNWTNRPKPITDETLSQFYRADLTDAYWAPTEMPNEKLLDYFKA, from the coding sequence ATGAAGAGACGTACATTTCTACAAGCGAGCGGGGCAATTGCTGTAGCCGGCACGTTCGGAATGCCGGGGATTCTTCGCGCCGACGACGCGATCAGTCTCCTACCTGACACTTGGCCCTCCGAAGGCGCCAACCCAATTGTCGACGCGGGTAAGTTCAAGAAGTCAGGCCCGTGGAAGATCGGACACAGCCACTACGGCCTCGCTGGTTCAACGCATACCTACCAGACGGCGTTTGAAGCCGAATATGAAATAAAAAAGAACAAGGATCGGATCGCTGATTACCAGTTCCGGAGCGCTGATCTCAATGCCTCCAAACAAGTTGCCGATATCGAGGATCTGATCGCCCAGAAGGTCGATGCGATCATCATCGCACCGCTAACCACCGGTTCCGCCGTCGAGGGCATCAAGAAGGCAAAGGCTGCTGGCATTCCAACCGTAGTCTATCTCGGACGCGTCGACACCGAGGAGTTTACGGTTCAGGTCCAGGGCGACGACTTCTATTTCGGGCGCGTGATGGCTCAGTTCCTCGTCGACAAGCTTGGCAACAAGGGCAAGGTATGGGTTCTGCGTGGCGTCGCCGGGCATCCCATCGATGCAGATCGTTATGCAGGCGCCATGGAAGTCTTCAGCAAGTCTGGACTTCAGATCACGTCGACCCAGCACGGAAGCTGGTCTTATGAGGACTCAAAGAAGATCGCCGAAAGCCTGTATCTCTCCGACCCCGATGTCGCGGGCATCTGGACCGATGGAGCCAACATGTCTCTTGGCGTTTTGGATGCCTTGCAGGAGGCTGGCGCCTCAACGATCCCGCCAATCACGGGCGAAGCACTTAACGGCTGGATGCGTCGTTGGAATGACGAAAAACTTTCCTCGATCGGTCCGATTTGCCCACCCGCTCTGTCTACTGCCGCGCTACGGGCCGCCTTCGCCTTGCTTGATGGGAAGCCGATTCAGCGTAACTGGACGAACCGCCCCAAGCCGATCACCGACGAGACGCTCTCCCAGTTCTATCGCGCAGATCTCACTGATGCGTACTGGGCGCCGACCGAAATGCCGAACGAAAAGCTCCTTGATTATTTCAAGGCTTGA
- a CDS encoding ABC transporter permease, with translation MNSFASRLKLPYRAGAIGLSIGTLLVMVVASVILLPDFMDPENLSNLLAQSTVLVISALGQTFVILTGGLDVSVGSVISLTTTIMTLDLPEITRVLICIAVAMGFGVANGYGVARLNVHPIIMTLTTMGIGQGIALIILPIPGGRVPEWLSGSVAGSIGPVPNSLFWLITASLFASWILYRRPFGLYLFASGGNDFNARMNGVPVERTIIKAYVLSALFACAAGMFLAGRLASGDPKGGASFGIESVTAAALGGVHLAGGIGSIVGTVVGAAILGTVNNVMNLANVSAFLQSVVKGVLLLVLVVSQRRKTIGL, from the coding sequence ATGAATTCATTTGCCAGTCGCCTGAAGCTCCCTTATCGCGCGGGAGCGATCGGGCTTTCCATTGGAACGCTCCTGGTGATGGTTGTCGCCTCGGTAATATTATTGCCGGACTTCATGGATCCGGAGAATTTGTCTAATCTCCTGGCGCAATCGACGGTGCTCGTCATCTCGGCTCTCGGTCAGACGTTCGTCATTCTCACTGGCGGCCTCGACGTGTCGGTTGGGTCCGTCATCAGTCTAACGACGACGATCATGACGCTTGATCTTCCTGAGATAACCCGCGTGCTTATCTGCATCGCGGTGGCGATGGGGTTCGGAGTAGCGAACGGTTACGGTGTCGCGCGCCTCAATGTACATCCAATCATCATGACGCTGACAACAATGGGCATCGGCCAAGGTATCGCGTTGATCATTTTGCCAATCCCAGGTGGGCGCGTTCCGGAGTGGCTTTCCGGCTCGGTAGCCGGATCCATCGGCCCCGTACCTAACTCATTGTTTTGGTTGATCACGGCATCGCTCTTCGCATCCTGGATTCTCTATCGTCGTCCCTTCGGCCTCTACCTCTTCGCTTCCGGCGGCAATGACTTCAACGCACGGATGAACGGTGTTCCCGTCGAGCGCACCATCATCAAAGCGTATGTTCTTTCCGCTCTATTCGCATGCGCTGCGGGGATGTTTCTTGCAGGTCGCCTTGCATCGGGTGATCCTAAGGGCGGCGCTTCATTCGGGATTGAGTCTGTAACGGCTGCAGCATTGGGTGGGGTCCACCTCGCCGGGGGCATCGGAAGCATTGTGGGAACCGTCGTTGGCGCGGCGATCCTCGGGACAGTGAATAATGTGATGAATCTGGCCAACGTCTCTGCATTTCTTCAGTCGGTCGTCAAGGGTGTGTTGCTTCTCGTACTCGTCGTTTCGCAGCGACGCAAAACAATCGGACTTTGA
- a CDS encoding helix-turn-helix transcriptional regulator → MSPSKIDHFSLKGTCSEELAAALSRLSPQSEAHVHGDKTIAYDVHAITNGPIAVIAAHYEGDLTVQHRGPAEANIIMLPLHGRSVVTVDGRQIPSEGTRGVFVNSMSASTTQFIGPRKHLGLRIAHDELTRRLGCRLNTPIRGSLDFSPEIDLSVGFGSLLVQLVPVLYAGLRDGTLLQSPIALHHLTETTMELLIEAAQHRYSSELCRVAESPLPKAVKRAVDYMRANITRPLSLEEIATACGVSRRTLQSGFRNFRNTTPLAFLQHLRLELVHQELMTGEPGLSVTQVALKWGFVHRGRFSADYRKRYGVLPSETLRIS, encoded by the coding sequence GTGTCCCCCTCTAAGATTGACCATTTCTCGCTCAAAGGTACCTGCAGCGAGGAACTCGCGGCAGCGCTTTCGAGGCTTTCCCCGCAATCTGAAGCGCATGTACATGGCGATAAGACGATCGCCTACGATGTACATGCGATTACCAATGGTCCGATTGCAGTTATTGCCGCGCACTACGAGGGCGACCTAACGGTCCAGCACCGGGGACCGGCGGAGGCAAACATCATCATGCTTCCACTACATGGGCGATCGGTCGTTACCGTTGACGGCAGACAAATCCCGTCAGAGGGAACGCGGGGCGTTTTCGTGAACAGTATGTCGGCGAGTACGACCCAATTCATTGGGCCCAGGAAACATTTGGGGCTTAGGATCGCCCATGATGAGCTGACGCGCCGTTTGGGATGTCGGCTCAATACGCCAATAAGAGGCAGCCTCGATTTTTCGCCAGAAATCGACCTATCGGTCGGGTTCGGCTCCCTTTTGGTTCAACTGGTACCAGTGCTGTATGCTGGATTACGAGACGGAACCCTCCTTCAATCACCGATAGCACTTCATCACCTCACTGAAACGACGATGGAGCTTTTGATCGAAGCTGCGCAGCATCGCTACTCATCTGAGTTATGCCGCGTTGCTGAATCACCCTTACCCAAGGCCGTTAAGCGGGCGGTCGACTATATGCGTGCCAATATTACTCGGCCGCTATCTCTTGAGGAAATCGCAACGGCTTGTGGCGTAAGCCGACGCACTCTTCAAAGCGGTTTTCGCAACTTTCGGAATACGACCCCTCTGGCATTCCTGCAGCACCTACGGTTGGAATTAGTGCATCAGGAACTGATGACAGGCGAACCTGGCCTCTCGGTCACGCAGGTCGCTCTGAAATGGGGCTTCGTGCATAGAGGCAGATTTTCTGCGGACTATCGCAAGCGCTATGGGGTACTTCCCT
- a CDS encoding NAD(P)/FAD-dependent oxidoreductase yields the protein MDTHRVVVVGGGFAGLQLAKDLKCPDTSITIVDRRNHHLFQPLLYQVATTVLATSEIAWPIRALFRGRKDVSTLLGEVVGVDTEARVVSLKDGNAIPYDTLVLATGARHAYFGRDEWEPFAPGLKALEDATTIRRRLLLAFEKAELEADPERRKAMLTFSIIGAGPTGVEMAGIIAQLAQRTLVEEFRSIDTRSARILLIEAGPRVLPVFPEALSRYAEQSLIKMGVEVRTGIPVTACNENGIAIGDEFVSSRTVIWAAGVQASNAAAWVGAEKDRAGRAVVQPDLTVGGKPEIFIIGDTASVKAADGTPVPGVAPAAKQQGKYVASVIEARRLGTPTPSAFRYRHLGNLATIGPNSAVIDFGKIRLKGGIAWWIWGLAHIYFLIGTRSRLAVGLSWLWIFVSGHHSARLITQKETLKDEV from the coding sequence ATGGATACGCATCGAGTTGTCGTAGTCGGCGGTGGCTTTGCCGGACTCCAGTTAGCGAAGGACCTCAAGTGTCCCGACACTTCCATAACGATCGTCGACAGGCGCAACCATCACCTCTTTCAACCGCTCCTCTACCAAGTTGCCACGACTGTATTGGCAACCTCGGAGATAGCTTGGCCCATCAGAGCATTGTTCAGAGGACGAAAGGATGTATCGACGCTGCTGGGCGAGGTTGTTGGCGTTGATACCGAGGCACGCGTAGTATCGCTCAAGGATGGGAATGCTATTCCCTATGACACGCTCGTTCTCGCGACAGGTGCAAGGCACGCCTATTTTGGCCGGGACGAGTGGGAGCCGTTTGCGCCCGGGCTAAAGGCACTCGAAGACGCGACGACCATCCGGCGGCGGCTTCTTCTCGCGTTTGAGAAGGCCGAATTGGAGGCTGATCCCGAACGGCGGAAGGCAATGCTCACGTTCAGCATAATCGGAGCAGGCCCGACAGGCGTGGAGATGGCTGGGATTATAGCGCAACTGGCCCAACGAACCCTTGTTGAGGAGTTCCGTAGCATCGACACCAGATCGGCGCGCATCCTTCTCATCGAGGCAGGTCCACGTGTCCTACCCGTGTTCCCGGAAGCACTTTCGAGATATGCCGAGCAGTCGCTAATCAAGATGGGCGTCGAAGTGAGAACAGGCATTCCCGTGACGGCATGCAACGAGAACGGCATCGCGATCGGAGATGAGTTCGTTTCAAGCCGGACCGTCATCTGGGCTGCGGGGGTGCAAGCGTCGAACGCCGCCGCCTGGGTCGGTGCTGAAAAGGACAGGGCGGGTAGGGCGGTCGTGCAGCCAGATCTGACTGTTGGCGGTAAGCCCGAGATTTTTATTATTGGAGATACTGCCTCCGTGAAGGCCGCTGATGGAACACCCGTCCCCGGAGTGGCTCCCGCCGCCAAACAGCAAGGCAAATATGTCGCTTCGGTAATTGAAGCACGACGTCTGGGTACACCCACTCCAAGTGCGTTCAGATATAGGCATCTGGGAAACCTGGCTACCATCGGGCCGAATTCGGCTGTTATCGACTTCGGGAAGATCCGGCTCAAGGGCGGAATTGCATGGTGGATTTGGGGGCTTGCCCATATCTACTTCCTGATAGGTACGAGGAGCAGATTGGCAGTTGGACTAAGCTGGCTATGGATCTTTGTTTCCGGCCATCACTCCGCACGTTTGATCACGCAAAAAGAAACCTTAAAGGATGAGGTTTAG
- a CDS encoding 2,3-bisphosphoglycerate-dependent phosphoglycerate mutase, whose amino-acid sequence MSTLVIVRHGQSEGNARGEFSGTSDVPLTQEGWSESRRAGSLLANLGISFDIAFSSALLRTVDTCRAILNETNGDLLEPIRRTELNERDYGQLTGINKNVARERWGQDVVQVWRRSYSTPPPGGESIRDISARVLPFLISEVFPPLLRGKSVLVVAHGNTIRSLKQGIERLTIQDTLAIESPTAAPTVYRIASDLSIIEKTNVLVGTVC is encoded by the coding sequence ATGTCCACTCTGGTGATTGTCCGGCATGGCCAAAGCGAAGGGAACGCGCGCGGGGAGTTCTCGGGTACGAGCGACGTTCCGCTCACACAGGAGGGCTGGTCTGAGAGCAGGCGAGCCGGCTCACTGCTCGCGAACCTCGGCATCTCGTTCGATATTGCGTTTAGCTCTGCCCTCTTGCGCACAGTTGACACTTGCAGAGCGATTTTGAACGAAACCAACGGCGATCTGCTGGAGCCAATCAGGAGAACCGAGTTGAACGAACGCGACTACGGACAGCTCACCGGCATCAACAAGAACGTGGCACGTGAGCGGTGGGGCCAGGATGTTGTCCAGGTTTGGCGCCGCTCGTACAGCACTCCACCACCTGGGGGAGAAAGCATACGGGACATAAGCGCGAGGGTTCTGCCCTTTTTGATAAGCGAAGTGTTCCCCCCCTTGTTGAGAGGGAAATCGGTTCTTGTGGTGGCCCACGGGAATACGATCAGGTCACTAAAGCAGGGCATCGAACGCCTCACTATCCAGGATACGCTCGCTATTGAGTCACCGACCGCCGCGCCAACTGTATACCGGATTGCGTCGGACCTCTCGATCATCGAGAAGACTAACGTCCTGGTTGGTACTGTCTGTTAA
- a CDS encoding ABC transporter permease, with protein sequence MDFSMTTSDSKTEAPSRSLRGKSAISWILGLPPAYYVLAILVAVAPAVSATLINPNYWFVILKQSAPLGIAVLAQSLVMRVRSIDLSVSGIFAFAIYLASSGQLNNYPPLMTVLMPVVIGLAVGGVNGILVAYVRASAVISTLSVSAILIGIVQYMSAGRAPGSTPSWLRILTSGNIHGLSYSVVLWIVIAALISIAFRFLIVGRYFRAVGDNPRAAETTGIPLARTIFVSHTLAGALTGIAALVQVSALAVGTIKPGFDTFMNALAATILGGVTFGVDRGGVAGPFVAVVAFSFLFAMLTVFGIQEPGKLIVQGVIIAFAAIIYGARAGRV encoded by the coding sequence ATGGACTTCTCGATGACCACATCAGACTCGAAAACTGAAGCACCATCTCGCTCATTGAGGGGTAAGAGCGCCATTTCGTGGATACTCGGGCTACCGCCCGCATACTATGTGCTCGCAATCCTGGTTGCGGTTGCTCCAGCAGTGAGCGCCACGCTCATAAATCCCAACTACTGGTTTGTAATCCTCAAGCAGTCAGCGCCGCTCGGGATCGCGGTGCTCGCCCAGTCGCTTGTCATGCGGGTGCGATCCATCGATCTCTCTGTCAGCGGTATTTTCGCCTTCGCGATTTATCTGGCCAGCTCGGGCCAGCTCAACAACTATCCACCGCTAATGACCGTCCTCATGCCTGTTGTGATTGGGCTAGCTGTGGGGGGTGTAAACGGAATACTCGTAGCATACGTGCGCGCTTCTGCCGTTATCTCCACACTAAGTGTTTCGGCCATTCTGATTGGGATCGTCCAATACATGAGCGCCGGCCGCGCGCCCGGTTCAACGCCAAGCTGGCTTCGAATACTTACGAGCGGCAATATCCACGGCCTTTCCTATTCCGTGGTCCTGTGGATCGTCATCGCCGCCCTGATTTCTATCGCATTTCGCTTTCTCATCGTCGGGCGTTACTTCAGGGCCGTCGGCGACAATCCGAGGGCGGCGGAAACTACAGGAATTCCGTTGGCACGTACGATTTTTGTCTCGCACACGCTCGCGGGCGCCCTGACAGGCATCGCGGCCCTGGTCCAGGTATCCGCGTTGGCGGTCGGCACCATCAAGCCAGGCTTCGACACCTTCATGAATGCGCTCGCCGCCACGATCCTCGGCGGTGTGACGTTCGGCGTCGACCGGGGCGGCGTCGCCGGGCCGTTCGTTGCCGTCGTTGCCTTCAGCTTCCTGTTCGCGATGCTGACCGTCTTCGGCATCCAGGAGCCGGGCAAGCTTATCGTCCAGGGCGTGATCATTGCATTTGCCGCAATCATCTACGGTGCGCGCGCGGGTCGCGTCTAG
- a CDS encoding putative quinol monooxygenase has translation MTSKKSEEQHLVVEFKTTSQNRNRVKELLQEFIGPAREESGCLYYDLYQRSDDPNTFIILDGWQNEAAVVGHGEHPNVKRVLEPLIPLLVSPPSINVNTRISD, from the coding sequence ATGACATCGAAGAAGTCAGAGGAACAGCACCTTGTCGTGGAATTCAAAACCACGTCCCAAAATCGAAACCGCGTAAAAGAACTCCTTCAGGAATTCATTGGACCCGCCCGCGAAGAGTCTGGTTGTCTCTACTACGACCTCTACCAGCGGTCGGACGATCCGAACACTTTCATCATCTTAGACGGCTGGCAGAATGAGGCGGCTGTCGTTGGCCATGGCGAACATCCTAATGTCAAGCGGGTGCTGGAGCCTCTTATTCCACTGTTGGTGAGTCCACCGTCGATTAATGTAAATACCCGTATCAGCGACTGA
- a CDS encoding NAD(P)-dependent alcohol dehydrogenase yields MVKITAAVAVKPKSPLEFRELELADPEGNEILVRTVASGICHTDLLLRDGIFGPPAPVIPGHEGVGVVEAVGPEVQSLKVGDHVALSQSSCGFCADCRRSHPMNCQNYTQYNLTGLRPNGKKALLCDEVGIGSNFVGQSSFATHILATENNAALLPKTDLDLTDAAPLGCGMATGAGTVINAMKPEIGSTIAVFGAGAVGMAAVMAAKVRRCSKIIIIDLNQQRLDMAMGLGATHAINGKDPDVVNQIHALTGGGADFAIDAVGIIPVILNSIKCTRAGGHVVLLGLDALGNDIPIPLDLMVFNRKIQGAILGDQIPQLFIPQMMDLNQAGLFPFQKLITKYPFEKINEAIADAEAGRVIKPVVVFN; encoded by the coding sequence ATGGTGAAGATCACTGCGGCTGTCGCCGTGAAGCCAAAGAGCCCGCTGGAATTCCGTGAACTCGAACTGGCTGACCCCGAAGGCAACGAGATCCTGGTTCGCACGGTTGCGAGCGGGATCTGCCACACGGACTTGCTGCTTCGCGACGGTATTTTTGGCCCGCCGGCACCGGTGATCCCGGGGCACGAAGGCGTCGGCGTCGTCGAGGCGGTCGGACCGGAAGTTCAGAGCCTCAAAGTGGGTGATCACGTCGCACTGAGCCAGAGCTCATGCGGATTCTGCGCCGACTGCCGCCGTTCTCACCCAATGAACTGCCAAAACTATACCCAGTACAATCTTACGGGGCTTCGTCCGAATGGTAAGAAGGCATTGCTCTGCGATGAAGTTGGCATTGGCAGCAATTTCGTGGGCCAGTCGTCCTTTGCGACGCATATCCTTGCGACTGAAAACAATGCAGCGCTTTTGCCGAAAACAGACCTCGACCTTACCGACGCTGCGCCACTCGGGTGCGGCATGGCAACGGGTGCAGGAACAGTGATAAACGCGATGAAGCCGGAAATAGGGTCGACGATAGCCGTTTTCGGCGCAGGTGCTGTCGGCATGGCCGCCGTGATGGCCGCCAAAGTTCGTCGGTGCAGCAAGATTATCATCATAGATCTGAATCAGCAGAGGCTAGACATGGCCATGGGGCTTGGTGCCACACATGCGATCAACGGCAAAGATCCCGACGTAGTCAACCAGATCCATGCGCTGACGGGCGGCGGTGCCGACTTCGCGATCGACGCAGTTGGCATCATTCCGGTTATTCTGAACTCGATCAAGTGCACCCGTGCCGGCGGGCACGTTGTCTTGCTCGGCCTCGACGCGCTCGGTAACGACATTCCCATCCCCCTCGATCTAATGGTGTTCAATCGCAAGATCCAGGGTGCGATCCTTGGTGATCAGATTCCACAGCTGTTCATTCCGCAGATGATGGATCTTAATCAGGCTGGGCTTTTCCCCTTCCAAAAATTGATCACCAAGTATCCCTTCGAGAAGATCAACGAAGCGATCGCGGACGCCGAAGCCGGGCGAGTGATCAAGCCGGTCGTCGTTTTCAACTAG